In the genome of Anaerolineaceae bacterium oral taxon 439, the window AAGCGCGGAAGCATGAGGCAAGCAGATAAAGGACGATTTGTAATGAACCCGGATTATAAGAATTGGGTCCCGAAGGGGATGATGATTGGGCTGGTCGCTGGCGCGGCCGCGTTATTGGTTTTGTTGATTCTGTTTGGCGGAATGGGGCTCGGCGTTCAGGGCCTGACGCGGACGATCCTGACGATCATCCTTGGAGTCGCGTTTCTGGCGATTGCCGCGGCCGCGGTCTGGTCCGTCGCGGCGTACCGGGCGTTTTTATTCAGAGATGAGGACAGCCTGGCGCGAAAAATTATCAGCGGCGTTGCGAGCTGCGTGAAGCTGCCTGACGGCGGAAAAGGATTGGACGTGGGTTGTGGAAGCGGCGCGCTGACGATCGCCTGCGCTAAGGCGAATCCGGGGGCGGAAATGTTGGGGATCGATCGCTGGGAAGCGGAATATGTTTCGTATAGCTATGATCTTTGTTATCGAAATTCAGCGGCGGAGGGCGTCAAAAATGCGCGTTTTGCCAAGGGAGACGCGATAAAGCTTGATTTCCCGGATGAGACGTTTGACGCGGTGACGAGCAATTACGTGTATCATAATATTGGCCTCGTCGATAAGCAGCAGCTGCTGCGCGAGACGCTGCGCGTCCTGAAAAAGGGTGGAACCTTCGCGATTCATGATCTGATGTCGCCGGTTCGATACGGCGATATGCAAAAGTTTGTGGATTCTTTGAAGGCGCAGGGGTACGAAAAAGTCGAGTTGATCGATACGACGAGGGGAATGTTCATGTCCCGAAGCCAGGCGCAATGGCTGCTGCTGGGCGGGTCGACGCTGTTGATTGGGACGAAATAGCGGAAGGCAATGATTCGTAAGCTGATCTTCTTTGTATTTCTGGCGCTTTTTGCGGGGCGTCCGTTTGTCGGGCGCGTTGAAGCCGCGGCGGACTACGGCGTTTTTATCGGCGTTGAGGAAGCGGAAATTCTGGACGTTTCGGCTGGGTACCGGACGATCGTTGTCGACGGGCTAAGCTTTTCGGCGGAGACGATCCGGGCGCTGAAAGCCCGGGGGCAGTTTGTTTATTCGTATATCAGCGTCGGCGCTTTAGAAACCTACCGCGATTATTTCGCGCGGTTTGAGGTGTTGAAGCTGGCGCGATATGAGAACTGGCCCAATGAATACTGGGTGGACGTCTCGGATCCAGGCTGGGGCGTGTTCGTTGTAGACGAGCTCGCGAAAAGTCTGGCTGAAAAGGGCGTCGACGGCTTTTTCCTGGACAATTTCGACGTTTACGCGCTGTATCCGGGCGAAAGAACAGCTCAGGGGCTGACGCGGATCCTGACCGGGCTGAAAGCGTACGACCTCCCGATCCTGATTAACGGTGGGGATGATTTTGTTGAATGGCTGATCGACGAAGGCCAGGGAGGCCTGATTTCCGGCGTGAACCAGGAGGGCGTTTTTTCGCGGATTGAAGATTACGAACGCGATCTTTTTGAGGCGCAGCCGCTCGCGGACCGTGCCTATTTTACCGATTATCTCGAAAGGGTCCGACGCGCGGGGCTGGTCGTTTACCTGTTGGAGTATACGACGGATCCGGCGCTGATCCGCGAGATTCAACGGTACTGCCGCGACAATGGGTTCGGCGTCTATATTTCGTCGTCGGTTGCGCTTGACGGGCGGGAAGCCCGGTGATTCGCGGGAGGCTGTCGACGAACGCGCGATTAAAAACTGGCGTCTGACGTAAAACGGCCTTTTTGCTTCTTTTCTTTTTGTTGCCCCCTGGGGAATTGCTGTAAAATAGAGGTGTTAAAAAATTGGGAAGGAGCGATCGAGAAGAGCGGATGAGCGACGAGATTCGGGGGTTAGACGAGTATCAGGCGCGATGTATCTGGACCGCGAAGGATCAGATGAGTCAGCGCGATACGCATATGAGCTGGTCGTTGGCGATCGCGGGCGAGGCCGGAGAGCTGGCGAATCTGACGAAGAAGGTCTTTGTCCATGGACACGCCTATGATCAGGATCGCGTCGTCGATGAGCTGGGCGATATTCTCTGGTATATCGCCGTTTATGCCGACGCGCTTGGGGTTCCTCTTTCCGAGGTCGCCGAACGGAATCTTGCGAAGGTTGCGCGCCGTTATCCGAACGGTTTCTCGACCGAAGCCAGCGTCCATCGGAAGGAATCGTGAAATTGCGGATGAGTTGTTTGAAACGCGCGCTGTATTGGATAAAACTGAAATTGAGCTTATCGACGCCGGACTTGTCGCTGCTGAAACAGCGGGGATTACGGTTGGGGAAGGACGTGACGATCATGCCGGGAGCCGTGATCGATCCGTCGCATTGCTGGCTGATCGAGATTGGCGACCGTTCCAGAATTGCGGAAGGCGCGATTCTGTTGGCGCATGACGCGTCGACGCAGCGTGCGTTGGGTTACGTGAAGGTCGGACAGATTCGGATTGGATCGGACGTGTTTATCGGTATTCGATCGATCCTGCTTCCCGGATCGTCGGTCGGCGATGGGTCGATTATCGGCGCGGGTTCGGTTGTGACCGGTTCGATTCCGCCGGGCGTTGTTGCGGCTGGCGTTCCCGCGCGCGTAATCATGACGCGGGAAGAATATTTCGCGAAGGAAGCGGCGCGGCTTGCGGATGGGCCGAGATTCGAGGTCGAGTATACGATTCGCGGCGGAATTACTGACGCGATGAGGAAAGAGATGGCTGAGCGGATTGGCGACGGAATCGGCTACGTTCGCTGAATCGTTGATTTCATGATATACTTTGATGGTTCGGGCGGGTAGCTCAGTTGGTCAGAGCACATCCCTTACAAGGATGGGGTCGCAGGTTCGAGCCCTGTCTCGCCTACTGGAAAATTGAGTGGTTTTACTTTTGATCTTTTTGTGTTTGGAATCGACACTGCCCCGCTTTAGTCCCAGAACCTTACCACGCCGCAGCCCCAGAAAGGATGCCGGTGAAATTTCTGTGTAGATTGGCGAACCTTTTGAAATGGGCTGCATTGAAGCAAATGTCGGTAAACTGATTGCCCTGCGTATGCAATCCCGAGGCTGCTGCTGGTCGGGAACCGGCGCTCAGGCTATTTTTTCACCCGCTTGCGCCTGAAGCTTCTGGCGTGAACTACCAAAGACGGGTATAATATTGAGCATATGAAATATATTTCTGAGTCTGCCCATTTTATGGATTTTCCGATCGGAAATGGAAATCCGCGCAACAGCGAAGGATCTTTTCTGTCTGTGGATGGAAAGGATGAGATCCTGTTTGCTTATACATCTTTTGTCGGAGAAAAGGCACGTGACTTTACCAAAGCAGATATAAAAATCACTCGCTCACACGATGGTGGGCGTACATGGGATACTCCTGTGACTGTGATCCATGCTAATGATTACGACGCAATGAACGTAATGAGCGTCTCACTCCTGCGCATGCAGAACGGTGATATCGGGATGATCTATCTGATCCGCATGAACTGGCTGGACATGCGGATCGTTATGCGCTACTCTGCTGATAGTGGTCGGACTTGGGGAGAAACCATTCGCTGTTCAGTGAGAGACGGATATTTTGTCATCAACAATGACCGGGCAATTCGTCTTTCATCGGGCAGGATCATTATTCCTTCCGCAGAACATCGGAATCAAATCAATACGGATGGTAAAGTGATTTTTGCCCCGGCAGTGACGACCTTCTTTTATTCAGATGACGATGGAAAAACCTGGAATGAATCGCAAACGGAACTGTCTTTCGAGAATATTCCTGTTTGTCGATCAGGTCTGCAAGAGCCCGGTGTTATAGAATTAAAGCCTGGATATCTTTATGGCTGGGCCCGGACAGATCTCGGGCGTCAATATGAATTTATTTCGGAAGATAACGGTGTTACATGGTCAGAAGCTATACCGTCACGATTCACATCCCCATTATCCCCGATGTCAATGAAACGTCTTCAGGGCGGGGAGATCATGGCGATATGGAACCCGATCCCGCTGAACAATATCATGAAAGAAAACAAGGCGACCGGCGGACGCACACCGCTCGTTTATTCTCTCAGCAAAGATAACGGAATAACCTGGAGCGATCCGATGCCAATTGAGGATGATCCGGATGCAGGATATTGTTATACAGCGATCCTGCCGATGGATAACGCCGTCCTTCTTGCTTACTGTGCCGGAACGGAAGCGGATCTGGGCAGCTGTCTGAACCGTCTCCGCATCCGTCGTCTACAACTTTCCTCCGGAACCGGATCATCTGCTGACACGCCGCATTGCATGGGAATCGGTTTTTGACTGTTTGTTACAGCGGATAATTCTCTGTCATGGAAAATCACAGCTTCATCATCTCTGGTGTGCTGAATATCAATCTTGATATATTCGATACCTGAATTCAGCAGTCCAGTAAAATTCGGAATTGTATTTTCACGCGTTTCAGACAAATGTCCGCGGTGTCCGCCGACCAAAATATGTTTTTTATGAAAATTTCCGATTAAATCAATAAACCGCGTTTTTCCCCTGATAAATAGAATAGAGTATCTGCGGTAAACCGCGAATACTCCATTCAAAAACCCATGATAAAAGGCATGCGCACTTTGTTTATAAACTTAATAAAGATGAAAAGTGATGTAACAACTTTACTCTTCACCTGCCCTGCTATTTATAAAGATGGCAGGCACACAGATGCTCCGGATCAATCTTGTCCGGCGAAAGCTGCGGTTCTTCCTGTTTGCAGATGTCCATGCAGTGCAGGCAGCGTGTGTGGAAGGCGCAGCCAGGCGGTTTGTTGATCGGACTTGGCACTTCACCTTGCAGCACCTGACGCTTCTTTTCCTGATGGATCACCGGTACCGGGATCGCGGAGAGCAGCGCCTGGGTGTACGGATGCATCGGCTTGTCATATAACGAGCGCTTCCCGGCGATCTCGACAATCTTTCCCAGGTACATGACCACGATACGGTCACTCATATACTGCACGACGGAAAGGTCATGTGCGATGAACAAATAGGTCAGGTTCAGTTCCTTCTGGATCTCCTTCATCAGGTTCAGCACCTGGGCCTGAATGGAAACATCCAGCGCACTCACCGGCTCATCGCAGATGAGGACTCTCGGGTTTACTTCCAACGCTCGGGCAATGCAGAGACGCTGACGCTGACCGCCGGAAAATTCATGCGGGAAGCGAAGCAGGTAATCCGGCTGGATGTTGACCATCTTCAGCACGGAATCCATCATTTTCTCCCGTTCGGCTTTGGAATGAATCCCATGCACCTTCAGCGGTTCTTCGAAGGAGGTATAGATCTTCTTCAGCGGATTTAGTGCGGAGTAGGGATCCTGGAAGACCATTTGCACCTGTTTGCGGAAGTCCAGCATTTCCTTCCCATTGAATTTTGTGATATCCCTGAAGTTTCCGTTTCCGTAGTTGTATTCAACTGAACCGCCGGTAGGCTTCTGGAGCATCATCATCGTCTTTCCCAGCGTGGACTTGCCGCACCCGGATTCTCCCACGATACCAAGCGTCTCGCCTTTGTAAACGTCCAGACTTACGTTATCGACCGCTTTCACATGTCCGACCGTACGTTTGAACATGCCCTTTTTGATCGGGAACCACTGCTGGAGTCCCCGGACTTTAAAGATCAATTCTTTTTCGTTTGGCATGGTTAGTTAGCCTCCTTGTACTGGCTGAACTTTGTACAGCGAACTCGATGCCCAGGTTCGACTTCGTAGGCAGGAACATCCTTTGTGCGGCAGTATTCCTTGCACTCTGGGCAGCGATCGGCAAATTCACAGCCAATCTTCAGCGATGCCGGACTCGGCGTTGCGCCGGGGATCGTTTCCAGTTTCTGGTCATCCGCAAGCCCAAGCACCGGCACGCTGCGCAGCAGCGCTTTGGTGTAAGGATGGGAGGGGTTTTCAAAGACCTGATCCAGAGAGCCGAATTCAACGATGCGCCCCATATACATCACACAGACGTCATCCGCCTGCTCGGCGACCAGACCCATGTTATGGGTGATCAGGATGATGGACTTGCCCATGTTCAGCTGCAGGTCTTTCATCAGTTCCATAATCTGCGCCTGGATCGTCACATCCAGCGCGGTCGTCGGTTCGTCGGCAATGATGATTTCCGGATTGTTAATCATGGCGATAGCAATCACCACGCGCTGTTTCATGCCGCCGGAAAACTGATGCGGATAGTCATTCAGACGTCCTTCCGGATCGGGGATACCCAGCTTTTTGAACATTTCCAGGACTTTCGCCATGGCTTCGGACTTTTTCATGCCCTTGTTATGTTCCTGCAAAGCTTCAGCAACCTGATCGCCGACTTTATAGACAGGATTCAGGGATGACATTGGATCCTGGAAGACCATGCCCAGATCCGCGCCACGGAGAGAACGCATTTCCCTGCTCTTCGGATCGATCTTGGAGAGATCAAATTCCGTGATCTTTCCGGCCTTTTCATCCAGACGCCGGTAAACGACCGCGTCCGCATTGAAGCGGGCATTTTGCGGAAGGAGCTTCACAATCGAATGTACGGTCACCGATTTACCGCAGCCGGATTCACCGACGATCGCCAGCGTTTTCCCTCGTTTCAGTTGGAAAGAGACATCTTTGACGATGCGGATGGTCTGACCGTCAGAAACAAAGGAGGTGTTCAGTTTCCGGACATCTAATACGATATCTTTCTGTTCCATTTTCTGCCTCCTTATTGCTGTTTCGGGTCAAGAACATCGCGCAGCCCGTCGCCGAAGAAGTTGACGGCCAGCACGAAGATCGTGATGGTTACGCCTGGGACGACCCATAGCCACCAGTAGTTGGAGATCACGTCCAGCGACTTTGCCGCGTTCAGGATATTGCCCCAGGTTGGTGTCGCGGAAGGAACGCCGACGCCGATAAAGCTCAGTCCGGCTTCGGACAGGATGAAATGCGCCACATTGACTGTCGTCGCAACGATCACCGGCGACATGACGTTCGGCAGGATTTGCTTGAACATGATGTCCGATTTGGACATACCGAAAGCTTCGCAGACCTGGACATAGGTCTCACCCTTCAGCGCGATGAATTCGTTTCGTACCATACGGAAGGTCGTCATCCAGCCGGTGACAGCAAATATGAACAACAGGTTGCCGATGCTTCGCCCGAATACCGCCCCGAGGATCAGGATCAGGATCATGTTCGGGACCGTCTGGAAGATCTCAGACGTGCGGACGATCAGGGTGTCGATCCACCTGCCAAAATACCCGGCAATAGCGCCTAAGACAACCCCGATCAGAGAACCGAAGAAAGCGCCGGTTACACCGATGAGGATCGAATAACGTCCGCCATACAAGATCCGGGAAAACACGTCTCGCCCCAGTTTATCCGTGCCGAAAATATGACCTGCGCTCGGCGGTATGGTTCTCGCGGAGAAGTCCGGTTGATCCGGACGATAGGACGTAAAGATCGGAGCGAATACACACATCAGCAAAATGACAAGCATGACGATCATGCCAATCATTGCGAGTTTATTCCGTAAAAACTTTCTTACATTTTTCTTGAACATGCTGGAGGCATGCGATTTATCGAGTTTCATCTTTCTGCCCCCTTTCTTATCCGCTGCCCAGCCGTACGCGCGGATCGAGCAGCGCCGTCAGTACGTCAACGAGGAAGCTTGCGGTCAGGATCGCGGCAGCGACCATCAGCGTCGTCACCATAACGACCGGATAGTCTCCGGCAATGACGGCGTCGGTGATTACGGAACCGATGCCGGGCCAGTTATAAACCGATTCGATTACCACGGAACCGCTGATCAGCATCGGCAGACGGAAGCACAGGATCACCAGTACAGGACGCAAAGCGTTGCGGAAAGCGTGCTTCACGTAAACCTTGGTTTCGGAGATCCCCTTCATACGCGCTGTCTTGATGTAATCGCTGTTCAGCACGCCCAACATATTATTCCGGGAGTAACGCATTAAGACGGAGGTCAGGGACAGCGTCAGCGTCAGGCAAGGCAAAATAAAATGCTGAAGCGGTGTTGCGTAAGTCGAATAGCGTCCCGAGGACGGGAGCCAGCCCATTTTGATGGAAAAGAGCTGAATCAAACAGATTCCGAAGAAGAATTGCGGGATTGCCTGCCCGAGCACGGCGAAAAAGCGCCCGAGGTAGTCAATAATACTGTTTTGATAGATTGCGGATATGATCCCGATCGTTACTCCGAGGAAAGCGGATACCACCATGGAAACAAGCGCTAACTGAATGGTTGCAGGGAGACGCTGTTCCAGTATGGAGCCAATGGAGTTGCCGTTGGTAATACTGTAACCGAAGTTCCCGCGTAAAATATCTTCCGTCCAATTGACATACCGTATCAGGAAAGGTTTATTCAAACCATACCGTTCACGGAGAAGGTCCAGATTTTCCTGATTGCCTGCCATGTCCGGGGTCACACTATAACTCACAGGGTCGATACCGGTCAGCTGCAGCGCGCCATATACCAAAAAGCTGATAAACAGCAACATCGGGATCATCTGAAGGATTTTTTTGAGAATAAATTTAAGCAAGGGGTGCCCCCTTTCCTTTTTCTAAAAAGAACGGGGATGCGCGACACACCCCCGTTTAGATCAGATAAGCTTTACTTTATTTCAATTCCCAGTCCTCAAAGTGGACATTGGTCTTGTACCACGGATTCCCAAAGACAATGCCTTCCGGCAGCTTGACGGCATCTGTGTTGATGAAGACGTTGTTGCCGATGGTATAAAGCGGAAGTTTGTAGAGCTTTTCTTCTTCCACTTTCTGGAGTTCAACAAGAGCGGCATCCTTTTCTTCCTGAGTGGTCGCTGCGGCATAGGCGTCGATGTACTCATCGAATGCGGTATCGCCGCCGAAGACCATGCGGAAGTTTGCATTCGCGGAGTTGTATTCGCCGTACCATTCGCTGATATCGAAGGCGGACAGGCCTTTATAGCCGATATCGTGGTTGCGGGTCTGAAACAGGTCCTGCGTACCGTTGGAAGTGACGGTGTATTCAGCCTTCATGCCGACCTCGCCAAGGTAATAGACGATGGCATCCATGAAGTCCAGAGAAGTCTGGTCGCTGTAATACAGCAGGATGCGAAGGGTGTAGTCGAAGTCCCAGCCGGCATCGACCAACAGCTGATGCGCCAGATCCGGATCATAGGCATATTCAGTGCCAATGGAAGCCGGATTCTCAGCAGCCACACCGCTGTTGGAAACATGGGCAAGGCCCGGGAAGAGGGATTCGGCAAGGGTTTCGCGATCGATTGCGTGCATGATTGCCTGACGGACGCGGATGTCAGACATCACCGGGTTAGTGTTGCCGTCAACGCCTTCAATGTTGGCGAGGAAGTAGCGGTAGAACAGGATGTCAACCGGGAACATGGTCATGCCGGGGAGTTTGTTCAGCTCGGCGATGACTGCATTATTATTGGTGTTGGTCATGTCGACCAAACCTGCCTGTGCAGCCGTGACCGGATCGGCGACGAAGTTGATAACGATCTTTTCGATCTTCGGCTTCGGCCCAT includes:
- a CDS encoding peptide ABC transporter ATP-binding protein; this translates as MEQKDIVLDVRKLNTSFVSDGQTIRIVKDVSFQLKRGKTLAIVGESGCGKSVTVHSIVKLLPQNARFNADAVVYRRLDEKAGKITEFDLSKIDPKSREMRSLRGADLGMVFQDPMSSLNPVYKVGDQVAEALQEHNKGMKKSEAMAKVLEMFKKLGIPDPEGRLNDYPHQFSGGMKQRVVIAIAMINNPEIIIADEPTTALDVTIQAQIMELMKDLQLNMGKSIILITHNMGLVAEQADDVCVMYMGRIVEFGSLDQVFENPSHPYTKALLRSVPVLGLADDQKLETIPGATPSPASLKIGCEFADRCPECKEYCRTKDVPAYEVEPGHRVRCTKFSQYKEAN
- a CDS encoding peptide ABC transporter ATP-binding protein yields the protein MPNEKELIFKVRGLQQWFPIKKGMFKRTVGHVKAVDNVSLDVYKGETLGIVGESGCGKSTLGKTMMMLQKPTGGSVEYNYGNGNFRDITKFNGKEMLDFRKQVQMVFQDPYSALNPLKKIYTSFEEPLKVHGIHSKAEREKMMDSVLKMVNIQPDYLLRFPHEFSGGQRQRLCIARALEVNPRVLICDEPVSALDVSIQAQVLNLMKEIQKELNLTYLFIAHDLSVVQYMSDRIVVMYLGKIVEIAGKRSLYDKPMHPYTQALLSAIPVPVIHQEKKRQVLQGEVPSPINKPPGCAFHTRCLHCMDICKQEEPQLSPDKIDPEHLCACHLYK
- a CDS encoding peptide ABC transporter permease, with amino-acid sequence MLKFILKKILQMIPMLLFISFLVYGALQLTGIDPVSYSVTPDMAGNQENLDLLRERYGLNKPFLIRYVNWTEDILRGNFGYSITNGNSIGSILEQRLPATIQLALVSMVVSAFLGVTIGIISAIYQNSIIDYLGRFFAVLGQAIPQFFFGICLIQLFSIKMGWLPSSGRYSTYATPLQHFILPCLTLTLSLTSVLMRYSRNNMLGVLNSDYIKTARMKGISETKVYVKHAFRNALRPVLVILCFRLPMLISGSVVIESVYNWPGIGSVITDAVIAGDYPVVMVTTLMVAAAILTASFLVDVLTALLDPRVRLGSG
- a CDS encoding methyltransferase type 11, encoding MNPDYKNWVPKGMMIGLVAGAAALLVLLILFGGMGLGVQGLTRTILTIILGVAFLAIAAAAVWSVAAYRAFLFRDEDSLARKIISGVASCVKLPDGGKGLDVGCGSGALTIACAKANPGAEMLGIDRWEAEYVSYSYDLCYRNSAAEGVKNARFAKGDAIKLDFPDETFDAVTSNYVYHNIGLVDKQQLLRETLRVLKKGGTFAIHDLMSPVRYGDMQKFVDSLKAQGYEKVELIDTTRGMFMSRSQAQWLLLGGSTLLIGTK
- a CDS encoding peptide ABC transporter permease; this encodes MKLDKSHASSMFKKNVRKFLRNKLAMIGMIVMLVILLMCVFAPIFTSYRPDQPDFSARTIPPSAGHIFGTDKLGRDVFSRILYGGRYSILIGVTGAFFGSLIGVVLGAIAGYFGRWIDTLIVRTSEIFQTVPNMILILILGAVFGRSIGNLLFIFAVTGWMTTFRMVRNEFIALKGETYVQVCEAFGMSKSDIMFKQILPNVMSPVIVATTVNVAHFILSEAGLSFIGVGVPSATPTWGNILNAAKSLDVISNYWWLWVVPGVTITIFVLAVNFFGDGLRDVLDPKQQ